Within Palaemon carinicauda isolate YSFRI2023 chromosome 14, ASM3689809v2, whole genome shotgun sequence, the genomic segment tatatatatatatatatatatatatatatacatatatagcacatAATATAACAAACACAGCttcaaatataactataaaaaatgtatattagaATTACAACAAACTAAGAAGATTTActattcatgtaatttttttttaaaaatccctTAACAGTTGCTGACATCGCAAATGGAACGCAAGCATTCCAAAGCATGTTTGACACGGTGGAATCTTTTCcggtaaaaggaaagaaaaaaaaataatggaatttggTACTTCCAAGTGTAAGAAAGTAAAACCGACTAGAGCCAAAGGTGTGAATAAACAAGGTCTGTCCCAAGCTCCGCCTTCAGTGTCGCCAGCAGCCACTCACCGTAGTGTAATCCGATACAACGTCCGCCCACTTTCCGCTGCTGACTGATTTCGGCGTTTCAATTGGATATCCGTCGACGGGCACTCAACTATATAAGGCTGCGGGATCAAATGACCGACGTACAACACGCAGAGTAGTAGTTAACACGAGACACGTCGATTTTTGTCTCACTTTAACGCCGATCTCATTAAATCAAGATTACTGTTCTTTCCATATCGTGAGACTTATCAGCTGGTGCTTGAAGAACTGTTTCATTCCATCTCGCTtacaatatagaagagaagatgCCGCGCCCATCTCGTGATAGTTACGGTGACCAGAAACCTCCTTATTCCTACATCTCTCTGACAGCAATGGCCATCTGGAACACCCCCGAGAGGATGTGCACATTAGCCGAGATCTACAAGTTCATCATGGACAACTTCCCTTACTACCGCAAGAACACCCAGCGGTGGCAAAACTCCCTCCGCCACAACCTCTCCTTCAACGACTGCTTCATCAAGATCGCGAAAAGACCCGACCGACCCGGCAAGGGCGCCTACTGGACCCTGCACCCTTCCGCCATGAACATGTTCGAGAACGGAAGTTTCCTCAGGAGGAGGAAACGCTTCAAGCTTACGAAAGATGACAACGAAGGTGCGGATTCCGGCGCCGTAGCGGGCATGAACCCGGCAGCTATGATGAGGACTGACGAGCGAACACCCTCCCTCCACAGTGACCTTCAGAACATGATCATGGACCTGGGGCATCACTTTGGTTACATCGAAAGTCAGGTCGCGCACACACTGCCGGCATCCAAACCAACGCCAGTCAAACGCCAGGCTTTCACCATCGAAAACTTAGCTACGAGTGACGCTCGTCCTTCTCCAGATACCCAAGCAAACATAGTGCCATCGCCTTACGTGCCAAGCATGGGGATGCCCCTCCCGGCGCCTATACCACATCACCCTCATCATCAGACCGCGGGTGGGATTTGCACTTGTCCCGCTTGCAACAGGGACCCAGCTGGAACTCATCACCTGTACTCTCATTCGGCACTTGCAGCTATGAACttagcagctgctgctgctgctgcggctgCCGCTTCGACTCCTTCTTCAATGTATGCAGCTGGTTTACTCCACGCCTACCGACCAGACGTCCTCCAGCACTTTCCCTCGGACGTCCAAATGTACGACGTCCTGCATCCGATGGCGAGATTCGAGCACTTCGAGAGACATCATCCGAGGCCCTTCCTGTTGCCGGAGATGCCGCAAGCAATCCCTCCGCCCCCGCCCCTCCCATCTTCTATGGAAACCACCGAGGGGAGCGTGTTCAGGTATTCGCCGCCTATGAGaacactataaaaactatatattgtttttttttcattctcaagaGAATCATCAAT encodes:
- the LOC137653135 gene encoding fork head domain-containing protein FD5-like; its protein translation is MPRPSRDSYGDQKPPYSYISLTAMAIWNTPERMCTLAEIYKFIMDNFPYYRKNTQRWQNSLRHNLSFNDCFIKIAKRPDRPGKGAYWTLHPSAMNMFENGSFLRRRKRFKLTKDDNEGADSGAVAGMNPAAMMRTDERTPSLHSDLQNMIMDLGHHFGYIESQVAHTLPASKPTPVKRQAFTIENLATSDARPSPDTQANIVPSPYVPSMGMPLPAPIPHHPHHQTAGGICTCPACNRDPAGTHHLYSHSALAAMNLAAAAAAAAAASTPSSMYAAGLLHAYRPDVLQHFPSDVQMYDVLHPMARFEHFERHHPRPFLLPEMPQAIPPPPPLPSSMETTEGSVFRYSPPMRTL